A DNA window from Nitrososphaerota archaeon contains the following coding sequences:
- a CDS encoding alcohol dehydrogenase catalytic domain-containing protein, which produces MRVAVYYSNQDIRIEEVEVPKIGAGELLIRTEACGICGTDILEWYRKKRAPVVLGHEATGVVVEVGEGVTAYKPGDRVFVSHHVPCGVCRYCLSGKETACETLHTTNYYPGGFSQYIRVPKINVEKGTYLLPDSVSFDEGVFIEPLGCVIRGQRVAGLKKDDTFLILGSGVAGLLHLQLARLKGVSKIIATDISEKKLEHAKRLGADLTINARKEDVEQALLRFNGRKADKVVLCTGAPSAYEDAIRCVDRGGTVLFFAVPDPSYRPYIPLTEYWRNEVTLTTSYGAAPRDLEEALKIVSSRALELGCLISHRLPLAETALGFRLVVEGESLKVVINPNR; this is translated from the coding sequence TTGCGTGTAGCGGTCTACTACAGCAATCAAGATATCCGTATTGAGGAAGTCGAAGTGCCAAAGATAGGTGCAGGAGAGCTCCTCATCAGAACAGAGGCTTGTGGAATCTGCGGCACAGATATCTTAGAATGGTACCGCAAGAAGAGAGCACCCGTTGTACTTGGTCACGAAGCTACAGGCGTTGTTGTGGAAGTAGGTGAAGGTGTAACAGCCTATAAGCCTGGAGACAGGGTCTTCGTCTCACACCACGTCCCTTGCGGGGTATGCAGATACTGCTTATCCGGTAAGGAGACCGCGTGTGAAACACTACACACAACCAACTACTACCCAGGCGGCTTCTCACAATACATCAGGGTGCCGAAGATAAACGTGGAAAAGGGAACATATCTGCTTCCAGACTCGGTTTCTTTTGATGAAGGCGTCTTCATAGAGCCTTTAGGATGTGTTATACGTGGGCAGAGAGTAGCGGGGTTAAAGAAGGATGACACCTTTCTCATCCTTGGTAGTGGTGTAGCAGGTCTTCTACACCTACAGCTAGCCCGCCTTAAAGGCGTCTCCAAGATCATCGCCACAGACATCAGTGAAAAAAAGTTAGAACACGCTAAACGCTTGGGTGCAGATTTAACTATAAACGCTCGCAAAGAAGACGTTGAGCAGGCTCTCCTCCGCTTTAACGGTAGGAAGGCTGATAAGGTTGTGCTCTGCACAGGTGCTCCATCAGCTTATGAAGATGCTATAAGGTGTGTGGATAGAGGAGGCACCGTTCTATTTTTTGCGGTGCCTGACCCATCTTACAGACCATACATCCCTTTGACAGAGTATTGGAGAAATGAGGTAACTTTAACTACTTCGTATGGTGCTGCGCCTAGAGATCTTGAGGAGGCTCTTAAGATTGTTTCCAGCAGAGCCTTAGAGTTAGGTTGTTTGATCTCTCACCGTCTACCTCTCGCTGAGACTGCCTTGGGGTTTAGACTCGTCGTCGAGGGTGAGTCGCTTAAGGTTGTGATAAATCCAAACAGGTAG
- a CDS encoding CBS domain-containing protein, which translates to MVKIVADVMRRNVEWINPTENLRVASTILGEKHIGSLVVMGSVGPIGLLTETDIIWKVIALNRDLSTTLALEVMSISFGRIGADASLKEAAKMMLEKKKRLLVFEGDRLIGIVTATDLVKGIAEADLAVGVEGVMSKKIFCLDENATALEAAQMMADKRIGSVIVTRDDEPYGIFAERDIITKVAARNLPFTTQLKFLLSTPLITALVNTTISEAAKIMVEKGIKRLPLLQGEDFVGIVTARDLVEAYAKTP; encoded by the coding sequence TTGGTTAAGATAGTAGCTGATGTTATGAGGAGGAATGTTGAGTGGATAAACCCGACTGAAAACCTTAGGGTAGCTTCTACTATTCTTGGTGAAAAGCATATCGGAAGTTTGGTGGTGATGGGTAGCGTCGGTCCAATCGGTCTTCTTACAGAGACTGACATAATATGGAAGGTCATCGCATTGAATCGAGACCTCTCCACAACTCTAGCGCTGGAGGTTATGTCCATCTCCTTTGGCCGCATAGGTGCGGATGCTTCTCTGAAGGAGGCTGCGAAGATGATGCTTGAGAAGAAGAAGCGGCTGCTGGTCTTCGAGGGTGATAGGCTGATAGGGATTGTTACCGCAACCGATCTTGTCAAAGGTATCGCTGAAGCTGATTTGGCTGTTGGTGTTGAGGGGGTTATGTCTAAGAAGATCTTCTGTTTGGATGAGAATGCGACGGCTCTAGAGGCTGCTCAGATGATGGCTGATAAGAGGATAGGTAGCGTCATCGTCACAAGGGATGATGAGCCCTACGGCATCTTTGCTGAGCGTGACATTATCACGAAAGTGGCTGCGCGGAACTTACCCTTCACAACCCAGCTAAAGTTTCTACTTTCAACACCTCTGATCACAGCGCTAGTCAACACTACCATAAGTGAGGCAGCTAAGATTATGGTGGAGAAGGGCATTAAGCGGCTTCCACTTCTCCAAGGAGAGGATTTTGTGGGTATAGTTACGGCTCGAGACCTAGTAGAAGCTTACGCGAAAACCCCGTAG
- a CDS encoding ribonucleoprotein, which translates to MSHSGKKPLQCLQKAINKHISVKLKSDLEYRGKMANVDSYMNVILVDAQEYSKGVLSAQFGKVVIRGNNVLFIKFEDDI; encoded by the coding sequence TTGTCACACAGCGGGAAGAAGCCTCTGCAATGCCTTCAGAAGGCGATTAACAAGCATATCTCTGTGAAGCTGAAGAGTGACCTGGAGTATCGAGGGAAGATGGCCAATGTCGATAGCTACATGAATGTTATCCTTGTGGATGCGCAGGAGTATTCGAAGGGTGTGCTTTCTGCCCAATTCGGCAAAGTGGTTATACGAGGCAATAACGTGCTGTTCATCAAATTCGAAGACGATATATAA
- a CDS encoding methionine adenosyltransferase yields MSFLHTEELKASPVSELEVEIVERKGVGHPDSLIDGACEAVSLSLCEYYLREFGTILHHNVDKGLLVGGRSQPRFGGGEVIEPIYILIAGRSTSFISKGSETISVPIGGIALTSVKDYLKRAVRHLDVERHVVVDYRIKQGSQDLMSVFSGSKSVPLANDTSIGVGYAPLTPTEELVLQTEKLLNSERVKKMLPETGEDIKVMGFRRGKTLNLTVAVATVSGLIPDASHYESVMEDVSNLIKDLAAKQSELEVVVKVNTGDIKATGSYYLTVTGTSAEAGDDGNTGRGNRANGLIAPMRQYSMEATAGKNPVNHTGKIYQVVAQRAANRIFGEVSGVREVYVRLLSRIGSPISEPQVASAALVLERGRSLGAVKGDVEGIMLEELGKISQVTEMIRRGEVTLF; encoded by the coding sequence ATGTCCTTCCTGCATACTGAGGAACTTAAAGCTTCTCCTGTTTCTGAGCTCGAAGTGGAGATTGTTGAGAGGAAGGGTGTCGGCCACCCAGACAGCCTTATAGATGGGGCTTGTGAAGCCGTTTCGTTAAGCCTCTGCGAATACTATCTTAGAGAGTTCGGCACAATACTGCACCACAACGTGGATAAGGGGCTGCTTGTTGGTGGTAGGTCTCAGCCTAGATTCGGTGGGGGTGAGGTTATAGAGCCTATCTATATCCTCATCGCTGGTAGATCTACTTCGTTTATAAGCAAGGGGTCTGAAACTATTTCTGTGCCGATTGGTGGTATAGCTCTCACATCGGTGAAGGATTATCTTAAGAGGGCTGTGAGGCATCTAGATGTGGAGAGGCACGTTGTTGTGGATTATAGGATAAAGCAGGGTTCTCAGGATCTAATGTCGGTCTTCAGCGGGTCGAAGAGTGTGCCTTTGGCGAATGATACTTCTATAGGTGTGGGTTATGCCCCTCTTACGCCCACTGAGGAACTCGTTTTGCAGACTGAGAAGCTGCTGAACTCTGAGCGGGTGAAGAAGATGCTTCCTGAGACTGGCGAGGACATCAAAGTCATGGGGTTTAGGAGGGGTAAGACGCTGAACCTTACTGTGGCTGTTGCTACTGTGAGTGGGTTGATCCCTGATGCTTCCCATTATGAGAGTGTTATGGAGGATGTAAGTAACTTGATTAAGGATCTCGCCGCCAAACAGAGTGAGCTCGAAGTAGTAGTTAAAGTGAATACTGGTGATATTAAGGCTACTGGGAGCTACTACTTGACCGTGACTGGGACGTCTGCTGAGGCTGGGGATGATGGGAATACAGGTAGGGGGAATCGTGCTAATGGTCTCATAGCGCCTATGCGCCAGTATTCTATGGAGGCTACTGCGGGTAAGAATCCGGTTAATCACACTGGTAAGATCTATCAGGTTGTTGCGCAGAGGGCTGCAAATAGGATTTTTGGTGAGGTGAGCGGGGTTAGGGAGGTTTATGTGCGTTTATTGAGTAGGATTGGTTCGCCTATCTCTGAGCCTCAGGTTGCAAGCGCTGCTCTAGTGCTTGAGAGGGGTAGGAGTCTGGGTGCTGTGAAGGGTGATGTTGAAGGTATAATGTTGGAGGAGTTGGGCAAGATTTCTCAGGTTACTGAGATGATTAGGCGTGGGGAGGTAACGCTCTTCTAA
- a CDS encoding serine/threonine protein kinase, whose protein sequence is MSTTHIAAQTLKTLEPEEWSVLAALERALDAYEVVPFDYLSKATHLHIDEVKFRAKKLDQLKLIHLTSKGATLVSAGLDALALRGFVKRNLISGIGSMIGVGKEADVYEAADDSGNLYAIKFYRIGRISFRAIRVKRSYSEDLAHHHWLKVNINAAKKEAEAVSKLLKVGVSVPEIIARERHALLMKRLHGRLLVDYKELKDPKKTLKEILKNIRKAYTEAGVINADLSEFNILCEDPKIWIIDWPQAVEKNHPNAEILLDRDVANILRFFGRRFKIECPLEEASFYVRGWRDRVEVYG, encoded by the coding sequence ATGTCAACAACCCACATCGCAGCCCAAACCCTCAAAACACTAGAGCCAGAAGAGTGGAGCGTGCTCGCAGCCCTCGAAAGAGCACTCGACGCCTACGAAGTCGTACCCTTCGACTACCTCTCCAAAGCCACACACCTACACATCGATGAAGTAAAGTTCAGAGCCAAGAAACTCGACCAACTCAAGCTCATACACCTCACCTCAAAAGGCGCAACCTTAGTCTCAGCAGGGCTAGACGCCCTAGCGCTAAGAGGCTTCGTCAAACGTAACCTCATAAGCGGAATAGGCTCGATGATAGGCGTAGGCAAAGAAGCAGACGTGTACGAAGCCGCAGACGACTCGGGCAACCTCTACGCCATCAAATTCTACAGAATAGGGCGAATAAGCTTCAGAGCGATAAGAGTCAAACGAAGCTACTCCGAAGACCTTGCACACCACCACTGGCTAAAGGTGAACATCAACGCAGCCAAAAAAGAAGCAGAAGCGGTCAGCAAACTACTCAAAGTAGGCGTCTCAGTACCAGAGATCATAGCACGCGAAAGACACGCGCTACTCATGAAGAGGCTTCACGGCAGACTACTCGTAGACTACAAAGAACTCAAAGACCCAAAGAAGACGCTAAAAGAGATCCTGAAGAACATTCGCAAAGCATACACCGAAGCAGGAGTCATAAACGCAGACCTAAGCGAATTCAACATCCTCTGCGAAGACCCAAAGATATGGATCATAGACTGGCCTCAAGCAGTGGAAAAGAACCACCCCAACGCAGAAATCCTCCTAGATAGAGATGTAGCAAACATACTCAGATTCTTCGGAAGAAGATTCAAGATAGAGTGCCCGCTTGAAGAAGCGTCCTTCTACGTCAGAGGCTGGAGAGACAGGGTCGAAGTCTACGGTTAG
- the nadC gene encoding carboxylating nicotinate-nucleotide diphosphorylase, with product MSNPLLKETLLKFVEEDAPWGDLTTELTINPETEAKGKILAKASGVFAGTEEVETLASLLNLKTRMKIRDGERFEANTILGEIIGKAKNILLIERTLLNLLSHMCSIATATRAATDLIKSKGLQTRIAATRKTHPGLRLFEKKAVKIGGGDTHRMDLSSMVLIKDNHINLCGSVGEAVKRARAVSSFTTKIEVEVRSLAEALEAAEAGADIIMLDNMPLEGVKEVVEEFERRGLRNRVLLEASGGINQTNFLDYAQAGVDVISMGSLTISPQPLDISLEVEPYKGEEDA from the coding sequence ATGAGCAACCCCCTCCTCAAAGAAACCCTGCTAAAGTTTGTAGAGGAAGACGCACCCTGGGGAGACCTGACCACCGAACTAACCATAAACCCAGAAACTGAAGCCAAAGGTAAGATATTAGCGAAGGCAAGCGGCGTCTTCGCAGGCACAGAGGAAGTCGAAACACTAGCCTCGCTCTTAAACCTCAAAACTAGGATGAAGATCAGAGACGGGGAGAGATTCGAAGCAAACACAATACTAGGTGAGATTATAGGAAAAGCCAAAAACATACTCCTCATTGAGAGAACCCTCCTAAACCTCCTATCACACATGTGCAGCATAGCAACCGCCACCAGAGCAGCAACAGACCTCATCAAATCAAAAGGATTACAGACACGCATAGCAGCCACCAGAAAGACCCACCCAGGCCTAAGACTCTTCGAAAAGAAGGCTGTCAAGATCGGAGGGGGAGACACACACAGAATGGACCTATCATCTATGGTGCTGATTAAAGACAACCACATCAACTTATGCGGCAGCGTCGGCGAAGCGGTCAAGAGGGCGAGAGCGGTCTCCAGCTTCACAACAAAGATTGAAGTTGAAGTAAGATCGTTAGCCGAAGCGTTAGAGGCTGCGGAGGCTGGTGCTGACATAATTATGCTCGACAATATGCCGCTAGAAGGTGTCAAAGAAGTCGTAGAAGAATTTGAGCGAAGGGGCCTGCGAAACAGGGTTCTGCTAGAAGCCTCCGGCGGAATAAACCAAACAAACTTCCTCGACTACGCGCAAGCCGGTGTGGACGTAATCTCTATGGGCAGCCTAACCATCTCGCCTCAACCGCTCGACATCAGCCTAGAAGTGGAACCATACAAAGGTGAAGAAGATGCCTAA
- a CDS encoding aspartate dehydrogenase, with product MPKKMRIGIIGCGAIGSEIAKAIDEGLIPSAKLKAVLDKDPQSAKKLNTQLKKKIKVVKTINQLLKAGVDLVVEAASQQAVKEYAEKILKSRKDLLILSVGALLDNTLLQNLLKLCQKHRNRIYVISGALGGIDAIKAASIVGFTDLTLTTHKHPNALASSPYFTERGLDPKSITQPTLLYEGSASEAVRLFPANVNVAATLALAAQPKEPLIRVVADPTIDVNIHELVAKGEFGEITIVMKNTPSSTNPKTSYIAALSAISALRSICSSGVKVGI from the coding sequence ATGCCTAAAAAGATGCGTATAGGGATCATCGGCTGCGGAGCAATAGGAAGCGAGATCGCCAAAGCGATAGACGAAGGGCTCATACCAAGTGCCAAGCTGAAGGCGGTCCTAGACAAGGACCCCCAATCAGCAAAAAAGCTCAACACACAACTCAAAAAGAAGATCAAGGTGGTCAAGACCATCAACCAACTCCTAAAAGCAGGAGTAGACCTAGTAGTAGAAGCTGCTTCACAGCAAGCAGTAAAAGAATACGCTGAAAAGATTCTGAAGAGCAGAAAAGACCTACTCATACTAAGCGTAGGCGCGCTGCTAGACAACACACTACTCCAAAACCTACTTAAGCTCTGCCAAAAGCACAGGAACAGAATCTACGTGATCTCAGGCGCCCTAGGTGGAATTGATGCGATAAAAGCAGCAAGCATAGTAGGCTTCACAGATCTAACCCTAACGACTCACAAACACCCAAACGCACTAGCCTCATCACCCTACTTTACTGAAAGAGGGTTAGATCCAAAGAGCATCACTCAACCAACCCTACTCTACGAGGGCAGCGCCTCGGAAGCGGTAAGGCTCTTCCCAGCCAATGTAAATGTAGCAGCAACATTAGCACTCGCAGCCCAACCAAAAGAGCCTCTCATACGTGTAGTGGCAGACCCAACCATAGACGTAAACATACACGAGTTAGTTGCGAAGGGCGAATTCGGTGAAATAACCATAGTGATGAAGAACACACCATCATCGACGAACCCTAAGACGAGCTACATTGCAGCCCTATCAGCAATTTCAGCCCTACGAAGCATCTGCAGCTCCGGGGTTAAAGTAGGCATATAA
- the nadA gene encoding quinolinate synthase NadA: MLPKTASFYPTPTTKQYVQTAKLTYNIVEEIKYWKKVREATILAHNYQLPEVQDVADYVGDSLELARYAANTTAKTIVLCGVKFMAETAAILNPDKTVLIPDLNAGCSLCDTINVEQLRAWKKKHPDAVIVAYVNTTAEVKAESDYCCTSSNLLKVIEAIPKEKEILFLPDMFLGAYAEAKLGRRLHIWMGECHVHAGIRPEDIDAMKRRHPDAKLLIHPECGCVSQCLYFCSPDGSNGVSVLSTSGMLREAKTSPAKEFIIATEVGLLHRLKKENPDKKFIPVKEDAVCKYMKMITLDKVLTSLKEMVYVVKVDEEVARRARVAIERMLQIT, from the coding sequence ATGTTGCCGAAAACCGCCTCCTTTTATCCGACACCCACCACAAAACAATATGTGCAGACCGCAAAACTCACATATAACATCGTCGAGGAGATAAAATACTGGAAGAAGGTTAGAGAAGCAACTATCTTAGCGCACAACTACCAGCTACCAGAGGTGCAAGATGTAGCAGACTACGTAGGCGACTCACTAGAATTAGCCAGATATGCAGCAAACACAACCGCCAAGACCATAGTGCTCTGCGGCGTAAAGTTCATGGCTGAAACAGCAGCCATACTCAACCCAGACAAAACCGTACTCATACCAGATCTGAACGCAGGCTGCTCACTATGCGATACCATAAACGTAGAGCAGCTCAGAGCCTGGAAGAAGAAGCACCCAGACGCAGTCATAGTAGCGTACGTAAACACCACCGCAGAAGTAAAGGCCGAAAGCGACTACTGCTGCACATCCAGCAACCTCCTCAAAGTTATAGAAGCCATACCGAAAGAGAAGGAGATCCTCTTCCTACCAGACATGTTCCTCGGTGCATACGCTGAAGCCAAACTTGGGCGTAGGCTTCACATATGGATGGGTGAATGCCACGTCCACGCAGGCATTAGACCGGAAGATATTGACGCTATGAAAAGAAGGCATCCTGACGCCAAACTTCTGATACACCCTGAGTGCGGCTGTGTCAGCCAATGCCTCTACTTCTGCTCGCCAGACGGATCTAACGGGGTCTCAGTGTTATCCACGAGTGGCATGCTGAGGGAGGCTAAAACCTCGCCGGCCAAAGAGTTCATAATAGCGACTGAAGTCGGTCTCTTACATCGATTAAAGAAAGAAAACCCAGATAAAAAATTCATACCGGTCAAGGAGGACGCGGTCTGCAAATACATGAAGATGATAACCCTAGACAAAGTCCTTACATCGCTTAAAGAAATGGTCTACGTAGTCAAAGTCGACGAGGAGGTCGCTAGAAGAGCGAGGGTAGCGATAGAGAGGATGCTGCAGATCACCTAA
- a CDS encoding 50S ribosomal protein L22 produces MPESGYSFKEYDPLIHVRASRREVDVSPKAATEVCAFIKGKTLPEAKRLLEEVIAKKRVVPFRKYKRDLGHKSGLEKFYAGRYPVKAAKEVLAALENLEANAEFKGFDTDNLIIVHAAAQRGRKVRSYIPRAFGRSSPSFNTLTHIEVVGKVV; encoded by the coding sequence TTGCCAGAATCCGGCTACAGCTTCAAAGAATACGACCCTCTCATACACGTGCGCGCCAGTAGGCGCGAAGTAGATGTTAGCCCAAAGGCTGCAACCGAGGTCTGCGCCTTTATAAAAGGTAAGACTCTTCCTGAGGCAAAGCGTCTATTAGAGGAGGTTATCGCGAAGAAGCGTGTCGTGCCTTTTAGAAAGTATAAAAGAGATTTGGGCCATAAATCCGGTTTAGAGAAGTTTTATGCTGGAAGATACCCTGTTAAAGCCGCCAAAGAGGTGCTTGCTGCTCTTGAAAACTTGGAGGCGAACGCAGAATTCAAAGGGTTTGATACCGATAATCTTATTATAGTGCACGCTGCTGCGCAACGAGGTAGAAAGGTTAGGAGTTACATACCTAGGGCCTTCGGGCGCTCAAGCCCCAGCTTCAACACACTAACCCACATCGAGGTTGTAGGTAAGGTGGTCTAG
- a CDS encoding 30S ribosomal protein S3 produces MKSYIRNAEIDEFLQQELADAGYGASDILKTPIGTRITVYVTRPGLVIGRRGLGIKELTEKLEKKFNLPNPQISVAEVEIPELNPLIMCKRIAQMVQKGTPFRRAALWALNSIMAAGAMGAEIKIAGKLRSERANFEKYRAGVLPKSGDPAEKMVREATTHVLLKMGLYGIKVKIALKDLVPPEFELKEGGGEVGQAQAS; encoded by the coding sequence ATGAAGAGCTATATACGGAATGCCGAGATCGACGAGTTTCTTCAGCAAGAGCTGGCTGACGCTGGATACGGTGCATCAGACATACTTAAGACACCTATCGGTACGAGGATCACAGTCTACGTCACAAGACCCGGTTTAGTAATCGGTAGAAGGGGCCTAGGGATCAAAGAGCTGACAGAAAAGCTAGAGAAAAAGTTCAACCTACCGAACCCACAGATCTCAGTCGCAGAAGTCGAGATACCTGAGCTGAACCCCCTCATAATGTGCAAAAGAATAGCGCAGATGGTTCAAAAAGGCACACCCTTCAGAAGGGCTGCCCTCTGGGCGCTGAACTCTATTATGGCTGCTGGAGCGATGGGTGCTGAGATTAAGATCGCTGGTAAGCTGAGGAGCGAGAGGGCGAACTTTGAGAAGTATCGAGCAGGGGTTCTGCCGAAAAGCGGCGATCCAGCTGAGAAGATGGTGAGGGAGGCTACTACACACGTGTTGCTGAAGATGGGGCTCTACGGCATCAAAGTTAAGATCGCGCTAAAAGACCTTGTGCCCCCGGAGTTTGAGTTAAAAGAAGGAGGTGGAGAGGTTGGCCAAGCTCAAGCCAGCTGA
- the rpmC gene encoding 50S ribosomal protein L29 produces MDYKELASKAQELRSELLRLRTAAARGTLRKESGKIRSVRRTLARVLTIMREKELAGK; encoded by the coding sequence ATGGATTACAAGGAGTTGGCGTCTAAAGCGCAGGAGCTCAGAAGCGAGCTTCTTCGCCTACGAACAGCAGCGGCTAGAGGCACGCTTAGGAAGGAGTCTGGCAAGATTAGAAGTGTTAGGCGAACTCTAGCTAGAGTTCTGACCATAATGAGGGAGAAGGAGCTAGCTGGCAAGTGA
- a CDS encoding ribonuclease P protein subunit (Rpp29; part of the RNA/protein ribonuclease P complex which generates mature tRNA molecules by cleaving their 5' ends; functions together with Rpp21, Rpp30, Pop5 and the RNA subunit in the holoenzyme; Archaeal RNase P has multiple protein subunits homologous to eukaryotic nuclear RNase P proteins), protein MKIKPSNILAHELIGLDVKVVDSRDSTLNNVEGMVVYETKKTLQIYSAGRIKTLPKDVCRFAFQLPQGVVEVEGAKLVARPEDRVKRLKVRVK, encoded by the coding sequence ATGAAGATAAAACCATCAAATATCTTGGCGCATGAGTTGATCGGGCTTGACGTCAAAGTGGTAGATAGCCGAGACTCCACACTTAACAACGTCGAAGGTATGGTCGTCTACGAAACCAAGAAGACGCTACAGATCTATTCTGCTGGGCGTATAAAGACGCTACCGAAGGATGTTTGCAGATTTGCCTTCCAGCTGCCTCAAGGTGTTGTGGAGGTTGAAGGAGCTAAGCTCGTAGCGAGGCCTGAAGATAGGGTAAAGAGGTTGAAGGTGAGGGTTAAATGA
- a CDS encoding 30S ribosomal protein S17: protein MRRIGIDVEPPKKSCTDELCPFHGKLSIRGRLIKGKAVSVKAKNTVVVEKEYLHYIPKYMRYERRRSKIHAHLPPCIDVKEGDTLQIAECRPLAKSVAFVVISKESE, encoded by the coding sequence ATGAGGCGCATAGGAATAGATGTTGAACCACCTAAGAAGAGCTGCACAGACGAGCTATGTCCTTTCCACGGTAAACTTAGTATAAGGGGTAGGTTGATAAAAGGTAAAGCGGTAAGCGTTAAAGCGAAGAACACAGTGGTTGTGGAGAAGGAGTATCTTCACTACATCCCCAAGTATATGAGGTATGAGCGGAGGAGGAGCAAGATTCACGCCCATCTACCGCCTTGCATCGATGTAAAAGAGGGGGATACTTTGCAGATAGCCGAATGCAGACCTCTGGCGAAATCGGTTGCCTTTGTGGTCATAAGTAAGGAGAGTGAGTAG
- a CDS encoding 50S ribosomal protein L14, translated as MSKSRAVSAKGVAEFKLYITKAIPANAILNCADNTGAKTLKLVQVTKFKGRLRRIPAAAVGDHVTVVVKKGNPELRKQVFGAVIVRQKYPIRRASGLRVSFEDNAAVLVTPEGDLKGTDIKGPVAAEAAERWPRIANLAPMIV; from the coding sequence TTGTCTAAGTCACGCGCGGTTTCAGCTAAAGGTGTGGCTGAGTTCAAGCTATACATAACTAAAGCCATACCAGCTAACGCCATACTCAATTGCGCGGACAACACTGGTGCAAAGACGCTTAAACTCGTTCAAGTAACTAAGTTTAAAGGTAGGCTTAGGAGAATCCCCGCAGCCGCTGTGGGTGATCATGTTACTGTTGTTGTTAAGAAGGGCAATCCTGAGCTGCGTAAACAGGTCTTCGGCGCGGTTATAGTTAGGCAGAAGTATCCTATAAGAAGGGCTAGTGGTCTAAGGGTGAGCTTTGAGGACAACGCTGCTGTACTAGTTACACCTGAGGGCGACCTTAAAGGTACTGACATAAAGGGTCCTGTGGCTGCTGAGGCTGCTGAGAGGTGGCCTAGGATAGCTAACCTAGCGCCTATGATTGTGTAG
- a CDS encoding 50S ribosomal protein L24 yields the protein MVSRATLKTLPHHKRGKMLSAHLSDELRAKYGTRSLPIRKGDTVKIMRGEYAGVEGKVIAVYREMGRIAVEGVTREKIAGGTAPVKIHASKVMITALNLDDKWRQKILERRGGAKKVG from the coding sequence ATGGTGAGCAGAGCTACTCTTAAAACGCTTCCTCATCACAAGCGTGGTAAGATGCTTTCAGCACACCTCTCAGACGAGCTTAGGGCAAAGTATGGGACAAGATCTCTTCCAATAAGGAAAGGTGATACCGTTAAGATTATGCGTGGTGAATACGCGGGTGTAGAGGGCAAGGTCATCGCAGTGTATCGTGAAATGGGTAGAATAGCAGTGGAAGGGGTGACACGGGAGAAGATCGCTGGTGGCACAGCACCAGTAAAGATACACGCCTCCAAAGTTATGATTACAGCCCTCAACCTAGACGACAAATGGAGACAGAAGATACTTGAGCGCAGAGGAGGTGCAAAGAAAGTTGGGTAA